The Ovis canadensis isolate MfBH-ARS-UI-01 breed Bighorn chromosome 13, ARS-UI_OviCan_v2, whole genome shotgun sequence genome includes a region encoding these proteins:
- the GHRH gene encoding somatoliberin — MLLWVFFLVTLTLSSGSQGSLPSQPLRIPRYADAIFTNSYRKILGQLSARKLLQDIMNRQQGERNQEQGAKVRLGRQVDSVWTDQQQMALESILVSLLQERRNSQG; from the exons ATGCTGCTCTGGGTGTTCTTCCTCGTGACCCTCACCCTCAGTAGCGGCTCCCAAGGTTCCCTGCCCTCCCAGCCTCTCAG GATCCCACGGTACGCAGATGCCATCTTCACTAACAGCTACCGGAAGATTCTGGGCCAGCTGTCTGCCCGCAAGCTACTCCAGGATATCATGAACAGGCAGCAGGG agagagaaaccagGAGCAAGGAGCAAAGGTACGGCTTGGCCGTCAGGTGGACAGCGTGTGGACAGACCAACAGCAGATGGCATTGGAGAGCATCTTGGTGAGCCTGCTGCAGGAGCGCAG GAATTCCCAAGGATGA